From a single Nitrospira sp. genomic region:
- a CDS encoding SDR family oxidoreductase, translated as MKLFQKNIVTPGILQNVYPASWREHRFGLPQPRWERLKGKDFWITGAGTGYGRCIALALAAAGARVFISGRRIEKIRETMDEGAALGIDVRGCIAVPVDIRSESDLARAVRNIQLVTPSLYGLVNCAALPQMGETAFPLAAQSTAAWTDILATNVTGQWLTCKVALPLLSNGDGFRILFLSSFAGWASTPGFGSYNISKSAVNSLGASLAAECTVRYPGKDVQINVLVPGEARTEMNQGSTESPYAVVSMVLVLLSHPPGGPNGFFFNRDGRHLAFAYTQEYPQPLLAGH; from the coding sequence ATGAAGCTGTTTCAGAAAAACATTGTAACGCCAGGCATTTTGCAAAACGTCTATCCGGCTTCTTGGCGGGAACATCGTTTCGGTTTGCCGCAACCGAGATGGGAGCGGCTGAAGGGAAAGGATTTTTGGATAACGGGCGCGGGCACTGGGTATGGACGATGTATTGCACTGGCGCTTGCTGCTGCAGGAGCTCGGGTCTTTATTTCAGGGCGACGAATCGAGAAAATACGTGAAACGATGGACGAGGGTGCAGCGCTTGGTATCGATGTCAGAGGCTGTATCGCTGTTCCCGTGGATATTAGATCGGAGAGCGATCTTGCTCGTGCGGTGAGAAATATTCAGCTTGTTACTCCTAGTCTCTATGGGCTAGTCAATTGCGCGGCCCTTCCTCAAATGGGAGAGACGGCGTTTCCACTCGCTGCTCAAAGCACAGCTGCTTGGACGGACATCCTGGCGACGAACGTGACAGGGCAATGGTTGACCTGTAAAGTGGCCTTGCCGCTCCTCAGTAACGGCGATGGATTTAGGATCCTCTTCTTGTCCTCATTTGCAGGCTGGGCATCGACCCCGGGTTTTGGGTCATACAATATCAGCAAATCAGCCGTCAATTCGCTGGGGGCATCACTCGCAGCTGAATGTACGGTGAGATATCCGGGGAAGGATGTGCAGATCAACGTATTGGTGCCCGGTGAGGCACGTACCGAAATGAATCAGGGATCGACGGAAAGCCCTTACGCCGTAGTCAGCATGGTACTAGTTCTCCTGTCACACCCGCCGGGTGGTCCTAACGGGTTCTTCTTCAATCGTGATGGGCGCCACCTCGCATTTGCCTATACTCAAGAGTATCCTCAACCACTTTTGGCTGGGCACTAA
- a CDS encoding DUF268 domain-containing protein: protein MVRWGAAFLGPHLLTSIAALPRYFVEWNTYNKRAATQQISFRDSYPCLADRVVDTPFDPHYFFQAAWLARRLQGLYPTFHVDVGSSVMMINVLSAAVKTVFVDYRPLRVSLSNLTSLAGDIVRLPFVDNSVASLSSLHVIEHVGLGRYGDPLNPDGSQLAASELQRVLKPGGRLFLSVPVGRERVCFNAHRVFSTKTVRDCFDELQLMSFSLVNDAGQFTEDVSPETVANIEYGCGLFEFVKTRE, encoded by the coding sequence ATTGTTCGGTGGGGTGCGGCGTTTCTTGGCCCTCACCTCCTGACCAGCATTGCCGCATTGCCTCGCTATTTTGTGGAATGGAACACCTATAATAAGAGGGCCGCGACACAACAGATCTCGTTCCGCGATTCGTATCCATGTCTCGCTGATCGTGTCGTGGACACACCGTTCGATCCACATTATTTTTTTCAAGCTGCATGGCTTGCGCGGCGCCTGCAAGGACTCTATCCGACCTTTCATGTCGACGTTGGTTCGAGTGTGATGATGATCAATGTGCTGAGTGCCGCCGTGAAAACCGTGTTCGTCGATTATCGTCCACTTCGTGTCAGCCTTTCTAATTTGACTTCGCTGGCAGGAGATATTGTGCGGTTGCCATTTGTTGATAATAGCGTTGCTTCGCTGTCATCCTTGCACGTCATTGAACATGTGGGTCTGGGGCGATATGGCGATCCGCTGAATCCCGATGGGAGTCAACTCGCGGCATCTGAACTTCAGCGCGTGTTGAAGCCTGGTGGAAGGCTGTTTCTCTCGGTGCCGGTCGGCCGCGAGCGGGTGTGTTTTAATGCACATCGAGTGTTTTCCACGAAGACCGTCAGGGACTGTTTTGATGAACTCCAACTGATGTCGTTTTCTCTCGTTAACGATGCGGGACAGTTCACCGAGGACGTTTCGCCTGAGACTGTCGCTAACATCGAGTATGGCTGCGGTCTTTTTGAATTCGTGAAGACACGTGAGTAA
- a CDS encoding B12-binding domain-containing radical SAM protein has translation MTDTAVVLTLKKGSASAKVEGARVTFSPHQCFAFDNGPDDVACLRALGMHLMTLPGLTLVGSKRFVEYLLQHAPGLKMRIVGAVLYENLSELHHLHGLSGIKLGTLPVGTQTAFLCETLAFPRMQMMKYLSETVAVVDLTVLADIAPDVIPTRGWTPLPRNIYPIRIPEIRFRKNLDVAIVDCPSRNLSLMPNGLGYLNNALKKTAVDFEIVDLDIIAYHRFHVHRLFDMGGRITLPGELVLPEDPWQAEHYDLWTATGGGASGSTGRNEVLEFFRPVIDETITALVAARPKVLGLSIQGCNEAAAREVALGVKAQLPDIMIVVGGFSCYNADVGRRAFLECDYMCIGEADLTAGPLLEALARGERPFNQPGVLSRFDTSDYTYIPAPMIHNLDQIEFPKYEWCDLDVYRNFNDYQLTPIIASRGCRWSRCTFCAERFYWRIRTKENFVDELEWLVGQGCHLFMFNESDLGGMPERVMEICDEIIRRGLHRKVKLTGQLRVNRKQNRAFFEKLREANFVALRFGIDAFSERTLRLQMKGYTVDMITQNLKDCWEVGIFTEVNWVIGVPGETDQDVEEGIELILKNRKYIGRLANINPLILVNGSVYWIDPASHNIVLKEPQEIMYEKYPRALPADQWHSTDPYIDAQVRKERFERIVLALYDAGFNVGAWAHRVIEDVKFNRDKARTGSANGDAISAGEFEVAGGKDAGNIPSPREEERALEVATQRSPLAEEPSVRPVKALPMYPAQDTQTLDADKPLAEPPLFRIAGESPRLVRKMDTHVILFYSGWYYGVPAALSSVDVTSPESDAIAGILRYPTEEELVAVIEESGRWANSRGHYDDQKKQRASGSYMRVDSVGDMSESATIPSKPRILRFGKMYIAVDPEALHNPFGRRSLIERRPKCTGESKRNVSVWRQIAELLPASFEEELRRLIRQERFNSGNGGYLSDLQLARLLPHAVAVAYVKEPLKRIIRLVTGRGVGHELRVGVPVKGEDYSILSVVTKNAQPELLWTIGNYNLVKFDGMFYGVPHGAYVEWDSGLLASVPGMLVGENIAEVDGMIRKIRGGAGEISVAATGGRSRASGFTKSPVLLRAMPEEGYDVISYEGWIYGMPHALGSIDLTEIDVIEMPGVIRDVSRDAVENEILALGQNNSRSCSAVEV, from the coding sequence ATGACTGATACAGCCGTCGTTCTGACTCTTAAGAAAGGTTCTGCATCTGCCAAGGTGGAGGGGGCACGTGTCACATTCAGCCCTCACCAATGCTTCGCCTTCGACAACGGGCCAGACGATGTGGCGTGTCTGCGTGCGCTTGGGATGCACCTTATGACGTTGCCCGGCCTTACTCTGGTTGGTTCGAAGAGGTTTGTCGAGTATCTTTTGCAGCATGCCCCTGGTCTCAAGATGCGGATTGTCGGCGCTGTGTTGTACGAAAACCTGTCGGAGCTGCACCATCTGCATGGCCTATCCGGCATCAAGCTGGGAACGTTGCCCGTGGGAACACAAACGGCTTTCCTTTGTGAAACGTTGGCCTTCCCACGCATGCAAATGATGAAATACTTGTCTGAGACGGTTGCCGTCGTTGATCTCACGGTTTTGGCGGACATTGCGCCCGACGTTATCCCAACCCGGGGATGGACGCCGTTACCGCGCAATATTTATCCGATCAGAATCCCAGAGATCCGGTTCAGGAAGAATCTGGATGTGGCCATTGTCGACTGCCCCTCACGCAACTTGTCGTTGATGCCCAATGGACTGGGATATTTGAATAATGCACTGAAGAAGACTGCGGTGGATTTTGAGATCGTCGACCTCGATATTATTGCGTATCACCGCTTTCATGTTCACCGGCTTTTCGACATGGGCGGTCGCATCACGCTTCCTGGTGAGTTGGTTTTGCCGGAAGATCCTTGGCAGGCGGAACATTATGACCTGTGGACGGCGACTGGTGGAGGGGCTTCCGGTTCAACAGGGCGCAACGAAGTATTGGAGTTCTTCAGGCCGGTCATTGATGAAACAATCACGGCGTTGGTTGCAGCGCGGCCCAAAGTACTAGGGCTTTCAATCCAGGGGTGTAATGAGGCCGCGGCGAGGGAAGTTGCGCTTGGCGTTAAGGCTCAGTTGCCGGATATCATGATCGTGGTTGGTGGGTTCAGTTGTTACAATGCGGATGTCGGCCGCCGCGCATTCCTGGAGTGCGACTACATGTGTATTGGCGAAGCAGACCTCACCGCGGGTCCGCTGTTGGAGGCATTGGCCAGAGGCGAGCGACCCTTCAATCAGCCTGGTGTGCTGTCCCGTTTCGATACGTCAGACTATACCTATATTCCAGCACCTATGATCCACAATCTTGATCAGATTGAATTTCCCAAGTACGAGTGGTGTGATTTAGACGTGTACCGAAACTTCAATGATTACCAACTGACGCCCATTATCGCGAGCAGAGGGTGTCGTTGGTCTCGCTGTACGTTCTGTGCCGAACGATTCTATTGGCGCATTCGCACCAAGGAAAATTTCGTGGATGAGTTGGAATGGTTGGTCGGACAGGGCTGCCACCTGTTCATGTTCAATGAGAGCGATCTTGGCGGCATGCCCGAGCGTGTCATGGAGATTTGCGATGAGATTATTCGCCGTGGTCTCCACCGCAAGGTGAAGCTCACCGGTCAACTGCGTGTCAACAGGAAGCAAAACCGAGCCTTCTTCGAAAAGCTGCGGGAAGCCAATTTCGTCGCGCTTCGTTTCGGAATCGACGCATTTTCAGAGCGCACGTTACGGCTGCAGATGAAAGGGTATACGGTTGACATGATTACCCAGAATCTGAAGGATTGCTGGGAGGTGGGGATTTTTACAGAGGTCAACTGGGTCATCGGCGTGCCAGGAGAAACCGACCAAGACGTTGAGGAGGGGATCGAACTCATTCTCAAGAACCGCAAGTATATCGGTCGGCTGGCGAATATCAATCCGTTGATATTGGTGAACGGCAGCGTCTACTGGATTGATCCGGCCTCCCACAACATTGTCTTGAAGGAACCTCAGGAAATAATGTACGAGAAGTATCCGAGAGCCCTTCCGGCAGACCAGTGGCACAGCACCGATCCGTACATCGACGCTCAGGTACGAAAAGAGCGGTTTGAGCGTATCGTCCTTGCCCTCTATGATGCGGGATTTAATGTGGGAGCTTGGGCTCATCGGGTAATTGAGGACGTCAAATTCAATCGCGACAAAGCGCGAACCGGTTCAGCGAATGGCGACGCAATCAGCGCCGGAGAATTTGAAGTGGCGGGGGGAAAAGATGCCGGAAATATCCCGAGTCCTAGGGAAGAGGAGCGGGCGCTTGAAGTTGCCACTCAGCGGTCGCCGCTCGCTGAGGAACCTTCGGTGCGTCCAGTAAAAGCACTTCCTATGTACCCCGCGCAAGATACCCAAACGTTGGATGCCGACAAACCGTTGGCGGAGCCTCCGTTATTCAGGATCGCGGGAGAATCGCCCCGCCTGGTGCGTAAAATGGACACGCATGTGATCCTTTTCTACAGCGGCTGGTACTATGGCGTTCCTGCCGCACTGAGCAGTGTTGATGTGACAAGCCCTGAGTCGGACGCAATCGCGGGAATCCTGCGCTATCCAACGGAAGAAGAGCTTGTCGCGGTTATTGAAGAGAGTGGTCGATGGGCAAATTCACGCGGTCATTACGATGATCAAAAAAAACAGCGCGCGTCCGGATCCTACATGCGAGTAGATAGCGTGGGCGACATGTCTGAATCCGCTACGATCCCCAGCAAACCTCGTATTCTGCGATTCGGTAAGATGTACATTGCCGTGGATCCGGAAGCCTTACATAATCCATTTGGTCGCAGATCATTGATCGAAAGAAGACCCAAGTGCACGGGAGAAAGCAAACGTAATGTCAGTGTATGGCGTCAAATCGCTGAGCTGCTGCCTGCATCATTTGAAGAGGAGCTTCGGCGGCTCATCCGTCAGGAACGCTTTAATAGCGGAAACGGAGGGTACCTGAGTGATCTGCAACTTGCCCGTCTGCTCCCGCACGCGGTAGCTGTCGCCTATGTCAAAGAGCCGCTGAAACGTATCATACGCCTTGTGACCGGACGGGGTGTTGGTCACGAACTGCGAGTCGGCGTGCCGGTGAAAGGAGAAGATTACTCCATTCTGTCCGTCGTCACAAAGAATGCTCAACCGGAATTGTTGTGGACGATCGGCAATTACAATCTCGTGAAATTTGACGGCATGTTCTATGGAGTCCCGCATGGGGCCTATGTGGAATGGGATTCCGGTTTACTCGCGTCTGTTCCCGGCATGCTGGTCGGAGAAAACATTGCTGAAGTTGACGGTATGATCCGGAAAATCAGAGGGGGAGCGGGGGAGATCTCTGTCGCTGCAACTGGCGGTCGCTCCCGCGCGTCCGGGTTTACGAAATCACCTGTGTTACTTCGTGCCATGCCGGAGGAAGGCTACGACGTCATCTCCTATGAAGGTTGGATCTATGGCATGCCGCATGCGTTAGGTTCTATTGATCTAACCGAGATCGACGTCATTGAGATGCCTGGGGTCATTCGTGACGTATCCCGTGACGCCGTTGAAAATGAAATCCTGGCTCTAGGCCAAAATAACAGCAGGTCGTGTAGCGCCGTTGAAGTATGA
- a CDS encoding TIR domain-containing protein encodes MTGNTKTYDLFVTHAWRFHEDWTKFTELMDKIPGLLWRNFSLPWHDPAISPNTEAGGRFIRSSLESQILPVHVVILLAGVYEIRSARLWVDMEVEMAKKHAKPIIAMPAINKELIPSELAAVCDASSSWDAARLIATIDEVRSLPRYAAQPLKR; translated from the coding sequence ATGACTGGGAATACCAAAACTTACGATCTCTTCGTTACCCATGCCTGGCGGTTTCATGAAGATTGGACAAAATTTACAGAACTCATGGACAAGATACCGGGACTTTTGTGGCGTAACTTTAGTCTGCCCTGGCATGATCCCGCCATCAGTCCGAATACGGAGGCCGGCGGCCGATTCATTCGTAGTTCGCTGGAAAGCCAGATCCTTCCCGTCCATGTCGTTATTCTACTAGCTGGAGTGTATGAGATTAGAAGTGCCCGTCTTTGGGTCGACATGGAAGTCGAAATGGCGAAGAAACATGCCAAGCCGATTATCGCGATGCCTGCGATCAACAAAGAGTTAATACCGAGTGAGCTCGCTGCCGTGTGCGACGCGAGCAGCAGCTGGGATGCGGCACGGTTGATCGCCACCATAGATGAAGTGCGGTCCCTACCAAGATATGCAGCGCAGCCTCTGAAACGATGA
- a CDS encoding ABC transporter ATP-binding protein: MGIMGRNGSGKSTLLQIICSVMQPTVGEVRVNGRISALLELGAGFNPEFTGRDNVLLSGAILGLSRSDMLGRLPEIEAFADIGEFFDQPMKVYSSGMFARVAFASAIHVNPDVLIVDEILGVGDAKFQEKCYNRIRTLRDRGVCILFVSHSTEAIQRNCNTALLLDSGRIVVHDSVDAVIAVYQDLLYGSGQTGKIETKVLASEQKQTAHIHARNSTNDIALQEFLNGGQDPLCSKFQYYNSHERRMGNREAEIVDFLITTDGLSDFDLLSGDEEITIYLKVRFTRKIARPELGWAIVSPEGIVITGSNTAMREVALPETGGGETWVYAVSMRPALCGGDYFINFGIGEIINGTWTFLDNRRAAAHLSVAPRGKTTGFFDLPFKCEVIFNPNHHE; the protein is encoded by the coding sequence GTGGGCATCATGGGGCGAAATGGTTCGGGAAAGTCAACGCTTCTCCAAATCATTTGTTCCGTCATGCAGCCCACTGTCGGAGAAGTTCGCGTCAATGGGCGCATTTCTGCACTGCTTGAACTAGGTGCAGGATTCAATCCTGAATTCACTGGCCGAGACAATGTGCTGCTGAGTGGAGCGATCTTGGGGTTGTCCCGCAGTGACATGCTTGGTAGGCTACCGGAAATAGAAGCCTTCGCCGATATCGGGGAATTTTTTGATCAACCGATGAAAGTCTATTCTTCCGGGATGTTTGCTCGTGTCGCCTTCGCCAGCGCGATTCACGTCAATCCTGATGTGCTGATTGTTGATGAAATACTTGGCGTAGGGGATGCAAAGTTCCAGGAAAAGTGCTACAACCGGATCCGCACCCTGCGCGACAGGGGCGTCTGTATCCTCTTTGTGAGCCACAGCACCGAAGCTATCCAACGCAACTGCAACACGGCGCTGTTACTCGACAGCGGTAGGATTGTTGTTCATGATTCCGTGGACGCCGTTATAGCTGTCTATCAAGACCTCCTCTACGGATCAGGCCAAACCGGAAAAATCGAGACGAAGGTGTTAGCGTCGGAACAGAAGCAGACGGCACATATCCATGCTCGCAATTCAACTAATGACATTGCGCTCCAAGAATTCTTGAATGGGGGCCAAGACCCTCTCTGTAGTAAGTTTCAATATTACAATTCACACGAACGGCGTATGGGTAATCGCGAAGCCGAGATCGTGGATTTCCTTATTACCACTGATGGCCTCTCGGATTTCGACCTTCTATCAGGCGATGAAGAGATAACGATCTATCTGAAGGTTCGATTCACAAGAAAAATTGCACGGCCTGAACTTGGCTGGGCTATCGTTAGCCCGGAGGGAATTGTTATAACCGGATCAAACACCGCAATGCGTGAGGTTGCTCTGCCTGAAACAGGGGGTGGCGAAACGTGGGTATATGCAGTCTCCATGCGGCCTGCTCTTTGCGGAGGCGATTATTTCATAAACTTTGGCATTGGAGAGATAATCAACGGGACATGGACTTTCTTGGATAATAGGAGAGCAGCAGCCCATCTTTCGGTAGCGCCTCGGGGCAAGACAACGGGGTTTTTTGATCTTCCGTTCAAATGTGAGGTGATTTTCAATCCGAACCATCATGAGTAA
- a CDS encoding glycosyltransferase: MTAVLHKNAAPTSPRLSIILLDWSCRERFTTLDWLLQQDVPKGQYELIWVEVYDRVVDEVLKKADVVITCNQQGIYHKHRGYNAGLLHARGELICICDSDAVFPPDFVRSVFRSFQMEGERSAVPLVLMHYEWRTSLLYPEDLADTETLKDQTRWKWWPLIVNEGACMTVRRADAIRFGGFDEHPSYKGYLCGPYDLGWRLVNAGWPELWHDPSVALWHFAHPDPIGTNGQKASLKQLLEKAYPHVDGHALTAVEAFSTGRFQPLRENPTIWALRMQDRRIGSELEMRYARLTGHGGYSPWVVGSLWMSLAREIMGRYCEDHLWKPIRKGIVALLGQRITGRLRAMVQDYVTPHRINPEVAADAPTLLCSVKKYNLVKFKDEYYAVPTRIGHLDLSTDEGRVHPDLLVSQSYEEILEKVHVVSRG; the protein is encoded by the coding sequence ATGACGGCCGTCCTTCATAAGAATGCAGCACCAACTTCCCCGCGCTTGTCCATTATTCTGTTAGACTGGAGCTGTCGCGAACGATTCACCACTCTGGACTGGTTGCTGCAACAGGATGTGCCGAAGGGTCAGTATGAGCTCATCTGGGTGGAAGTCTACGACCGTGTCGTCGACGAAGTTCTCAAGAAGGCGGACGTCGTTATTACGTGCAATCAGCAAGGTATCTATCACAAGCACAGGGGCTATAACGCGGGACTGTTGCATGCACGCGGTGAATTGATCTGTATCTGCGATAGCGACGCGGTGTTTCCGCCTGATTTTGTTCGGTCGGTCTTTCGATCATTTCAGATGGAGGGCGAGAGATCGGCTGTGCCGCTGGTGCTCATGCACTATGAATGGCGCACGTCCCTGCTCTATCCCGAGGACCTGGCCGACACCGAGACGCTCAAGGACCAGACACGGTGGAAATGGTGGCCGCTCATTGTGAACGAAGGCGCGTGTATGACCGTGCGCCGAGCCGATGCGATTCGATTTGGAGGCTTTGATGAGCATCCCAGTTATAAGGGGTATCTGTGCGGGCCCTATGATTTGGGCTGGCGCCTCGTCAATGCCGGATGGCCTGAGCTCTGGCACGACCCATCAGTGGCGCTCTGGCATTTCGCGCACCCGGATCCCATCGGTACGAATGGTCAGAAGGCATCGCTAAAACAGCTACTGGAAAAGGCCTATCCACATGTCGATGGCCATGCGCTGACGGCGGTTGAGGCATTTTCGACGGGTCGATTTCAACCTCTGCGTGAAAATCCAACAATCTGGGCGTTGCGGATGCAGGATCGGCGCATTGGGTCTGAGCTGGAAATGCGGTATGCACGCTTGACTGGACATGGTGGTTATTCCCCATGGGTGGTAGGGTCGCTATGGATGTCGCTGGCGAGAGAAATTATGGGGCGGTATTGTGAAGACCATCTATGGAAACCCATCCGCAAAGGCATTGTCGCCCTTCTTGGGCAACGCATTACAGGACGACTTCGAGCCATGGTCCAAGATTATGTCACGCCGCATCGAATCAATCCCGAAGTGGCGGCCGATGCCCCAACTCTCTTGTGCTCCGTAAAGAAATACAACCTGGTTAAATTTAAGGATGAATATTATGCGGTGCCGACGCGCATCGGCCATCTCGACCTGTCGACGGATGAGGGAAGGGTCCACCCCGACCTGCTTGTTTCTCAAAGCTACGAGGAGATTTTGGAAAAAGTTCACGTTGTATCTCGTGGATAG